Proteins found in one Archaeoglobus neptunius genomic segment:
- a CDS encoding bacteriohemerythrin: MISWSDKFSVGVKTIDEQHRKLVEMLNELHGAMKIGKGKEALSNILESMFDYAKEHFATEERYMEKYSFPGTVKHKSEHKEFVDAATDFYTRYLGGSATSIEVYNFLQKWLVNHILNTDKKLGKFLCEVR, translated from the coding sequence ATGATCTCGTGGAGTGATAAGTTTAGCGTTGGGGTTAAAACGATAGATGAGCAGCACAGGAAGCTTGTGGAGATGCTTAATGAGCTTCACGGGGCGATGAAGATTGGAAAGGGAAAGGAGGCCCTGTCGAACATTCTGGAGTCGATGTTTGACTACGCAAAGGAGCACTTTGCGACGGAGGAACGCTACATGGAGAAGTACAGTTTTCCGGGAACTGTGAAACACAAAAGCGAGCATAAGGAGTTTGTTGACGCAGCTACGGATTTCTACACCCGGTATCTGGGTGGGTCTGCAACTTCAATAGAGGTTTACAACTTTCTGCAGAAGTGGCTGGTCAACCATATACTAAATACGGACAAAAAACTGGGCAAATTTCTTTGTGAGGTGAGATGA
- a CDS encoding chemotaxis protein CheW, translating to MQAEGQVLKGDETVQVIVFNLGDERYGVDISQVREIIRPTQITRIPNAPDFVEGVINLRGQITTIINLRKRFGMEPKPIDNNTRIIVVEFENAVIGMMVDTVNEVKYLSTSDIEALPNIITAREEAKFLKGVGKLPDGLLIMIDLNKVLSEDEVERLR from the coding sequence ATGCAGGCGGAAGGACAGGTTTTGAAGGGTGATGAAACAGTTCAGGTGATAGTCTTCAACCTCGGAGACGAGAGGTACGGGGTGGACATCTCTCAGGTTAGGGAGATTATCAGGCCGACGCAGATAACCCGAATTCCCAATGCCCCCGATTTTGTGGAGGGTGTGATAAACCTGAGAGGGCAGATAACCACCATAATCAATCTGAGAAAGCGGTTTGGGATGGAACCGAAGCCGATAGACAACAACACTCGCATCATAGTCGTTGAGTTCGAGAATGCGGTGATCGGCATGATGGTGGATACGGTAAACGAGGTGAAGTACCTTTCTACTTCGGACATCGAGGCTCTGCCCAACATAATCACGGCCAGAGAGGAAGCAAAGTTCCTCAAGGGGGTGGGAAAGCTTCCGGACGGTCTGCTGATAATGATAGACCTGAACAAGGTGTTGAGTGAAGATGAGGTGGAGAGGCTGAGGTGA
- a CDS encoding CheF family chemotaxis protein codes for MSENKELRIPVEYFDNGWKKGEATISKTAISFAGLTIPFKEIQDLEKLNFEGKEAIRIKKDGNYYLHFGNRQDQIFRYLAFNLKSDRFAVYFLSPATRGGVVVSDSKWDKGYLSITDEALWFLSTSRQIRISIENLGSVGKDVRTVGKKQRVVLVITHVENGEVITSFVLCPETTMDMLQEYIKNIIDRHKPNEDLSEIEEQILTMVYTGVDSVSVESILGITTEELNKLYDRLVNLGLARVVKIRKEIELTPRGVALVSDIMKKAAR; via the coding sequence ATGAGCGAGAATAAGGAGCTCAGGATACCGGTGGAGTATTTCGACAATGGCTGGAAAAAAGGGGAGGCGACAATCTCAAAAACTGCGATATCCTTTGCCGGACTGACAATTCCATTCAAAGAAATCCAGGATCTCGAAAAACTGAATTTTGAGGGTAAGGAGGCGATAAGGATAAAGAAGGACGGAAACTACTATCTCCATTTCGGAAACAGACAGGATCAGATTTTCAGATATCTGGCATTCAACCTGAAATCGGACAGATTTGCCGTTTATTTCCTCTCCCCCGCAACACGTGGGGGTGTGGTTGTGAGCGATAGCAAGTGGGACAAGGGGTATCTGAGCATAACCGATGAGGCGCTGTGGTTTCTGTCAACTTCAAGACAAATTCGAATTTCGATTGAAAATCTGGGCTCCGTTGGGAAGGACGTGAGAACGGTGGGTAAAAAGCAGAGGGTTGTTCTCGTCATCACGCATGTGGAGAACGGCGAGGTAATCACGAGCTTCGTTCTCTGTCCTGAAACCACCATGGACATGCTTCAGGAGTATATAAAGAACATAATCGACAGACACAAGCCGAATGAGGATCTTTCAGAAATAGAGGAGCAGATTCTGACGATGGTGTATACCGGGGTGGATTCAGTGAGTGTTGAATCCATTCTGGGAATAACCACAGAAGAACTTAACAAGCTGTACGACAGGCTCGTGAATTTGGGTCTGGCGAGGGTTGTGAAGATACGAAAGGAAATTGAGCTCACACCCAGAGGTGTGGCTCTTGTTAGCGATATTATGAAAAAAGCTGCGAGGTGA
- a CDS encoding response regulator, translating into MPKVLIVDDTAFMRKLLRNILFSGGFDIAGEAENGKQAVEMYKQLKPDIVTMDIVMPEMNGIEALKAIKKMDPNAKVVMCTAVGQEQMVKAAIKLGAKGYIVKPFQAPKVIEELKKVSGMS; encoded by the coding sequence ATGCCAAAAGTGTTGATTGTGGATGATACGGCTTTTATGAGGAAACTTCTGAGAAATATACTGTTTTCCGGCGGTTTTGACATCGCCGGGGAGGCTGAAAATGGAAAACAGGCAGTGGAGATGTACAAACAGCTCAAGCCCGACATCGTCACCATGGACATCGTAATGCCTGAAATGAATGGCATCGAAGCGCTGAAGGCTATAAAGAAAATGGACCCAAATGCGAAGGTTGTGATGTGCACGGCTGTTGGGCAGGAGCAGATGGTTAAGGCAGCGATAAAACTCGGAGCGAAAGGATACATCGTCAAGCCCTTCCAGGCTCCGAAGGTTATTGAGGAGCTGAAAAAGGTATCCGGAATGAGTTAA
- a CDS encoding protein-glutamate methylesterase/protein-glutamine glutaminase codes for MRVLVVDDSALVRMAVSDILSKAGMEVVDTAKNGKEAVEKTLKLKPDVITLDINMPVMDGLTALKIIMEKRPTPVVMLSSLTKEGARETLEALKIGAVDFVTKPDGALVDLSSVAQDLVNKVSMAATTSLNVLRLQNLKKIKGEVVRGNWKGRTKDVCVLIGSSTGGPSALEMIIPRLPADIPSPVFVVQHMPPGFTKQLAERLNSMSEVEVKEAENNERVKDGVVYIAPGGYHMKVRRAANVVRIKIVDGEPVNAVKPSVDVTADSVVQAYGGNVVGAILTGMGEDGAYGMRLIKEKGGLTVASSEDTCVVFGMPKAAIEIGGIVSVKPVFEIAEEIVRFLEVKLNE; via the coding sequence ATGAGAGTGCTTGTGGTTGACGATTCGGCGCTCGTGAGAATGGCGGTCAGCGACATACTGAGTAAAGCAGGAATGGAAGTAGTTGACACGGCTAAAAATGGGAAGGAGGCTGTAGAGAAGACGCTAAAGCTAAAACCGGATGTCATAACTCTGGATATCAACATGCCCGTTATGGACGGCCTTACAGCACTTAAAATCATAATGGAGAAAAGGCCAACACCTGTGGTGATGCTGAGCTCTTTAACAAAAGAGGGTGCCAGAGAGACTCTGGAAGCTCTGAAGATCGGTGCGGTGGATTTCGTAACAAAGCCCGATGGCGCCCTGGTTGATCTTTCATCAGTTGCACAGGATCTTGTGAACAAGGTCAGTATGGCGGCGACAACCTCTCTCAACGTCCTGAGACTTCAGAATCTCAAGAAGATAAAGGGTGAGGTGGTCAGGGGTAACTGGAAGGGCAGGACCAAGGATGTGTGCGTTCTTATTGGCTCTTCAACAGGTGGACCTTCTGCGCTGGAAATGATAATTCCCAGACTACCTGCAGACATTCCTTCTCCGGTCTTCGTTGTTCAGCACATGCCTCCTGGATTCACGAAGCAGCTTGCTGAGAGGCTCAATTCCATGTCAGAGGTTGAGGTGAAAGAGGCTGAGAACAATGAGAGGGTGAAGGACGGAGTCGTCTACATAGCTCCCGGTGGATACCACATGAAGGTGAGGAGGGCTGCCAATGTGGTCCGCATAAAAATCGTCGACGGAGAGCCCGTAAATGCGGTGAAACCGTCCGTTGATGTCACGGCCGATTCCGTGGTGCAGGCTTACGGTGGAAACGTTGTTGGGGCAATACTTACCGGAATGGGGGAGGATGGGGCATATGGGATGAGGCTGATAAAGGAGAAGGGTGGACTAACTGTGGCGAGCAGTGAGGATACATGTGTTGTGTTCGGTATGCCAAAGGCCGCAATAGAGATAGGGGGCATAGTGTCGGTGAAGCCGGTTTTTGAGATAGCAGAAGAGATCGTTCGATTTTTGGAGGTGAAGCTGAATGAGTGA
- a CDS encoding chemotaxis protein CheA, with the protein MSDDMDDYKQEFIQEAREYLEIMNQNFIKVEKGDIDAINEIFRMAHTIKGMAGFMGYRNLEELCHRLESAMGKVRDGEIEVSGELIDVMLKAVDAIEEMIDRIEEEDNDNVDVETIIDAIGKFLEIKEERSDVAVNRGENLEKANLRVDVYLSEDCIMKSVRAALVVESLSEIAEVIGTIPDEGDMEKEQFDGHFTVFLKAADSKAVEDAVSKIAEIDRFEVAPIESERADKARKEEKKPEVQKEEREEVRIGDTIKKKNKKLESIRVNISQLDTIMNLVGELVISKGRLLQIASEYNIPELKEAVAIMDKSITSLQDEIMQIRMVKVERVFNKFPRMVRDLARKLGKKVDFVMEGLDTELDRTVLDEISDPLVHLVRNAVDHGIESPEERKAAGKDEVGKIKLSAWREKNNIIIELEDDGRGLDVEKIRQKAVERGLITQAEADAMSEDELKMLIFSPGFSTKDAATEVSGRGVGMDVVKTTVERLGGSVRISSQKGKGTKVRIHLPPTVAIVKSLLVKVANETYAIPISSVVEALYVNEDNWKVIHGNPFLIVRGKLVPAFKLRELFNVVNGSPEREVGIIVEKEGEKYALIADTIAEQQEIVIKPLTGYLAKIKGFSGVTILGDGRVVPILDISSLLGGDRLA; encoded by the coding sequence ATGAGTGATGATATGGACGATTACAAGCAGGAATTTATCCAGGAGGCGAGAGAGTACCTCGAAATTATGAATCAGAACTTTATAAAGGTCGAAAAAGGTGATATCGATGCCATCAACGAGATTTTCAGAATGGCGCACACGATCAAGGGGATGGCAGGATTCATGGGCTACAGGAATCTTGAGGAGCTCTGTCACAGGCTTGAAAGTGCAATGGGGAAGGTGAGAGATGGGGAAATTGAGGTAAGTGGTGAGCTCATAGACGTAATGCTCAAGGCTGTTGATGCAATTGAAGAGATGATTGACAGAATAGAGGAGGAGGATAACGATAACGTTGATGTTGAGACCATTATTGACGCTATTGGTAAGTTTCTGGAGATTAAGGAGGAAAGGTCGGATGTTGCTGTGAATCGTGGAGAGAATCTTGAGAAGGCAAATCTCAGGGTTGACGTCTATCTCAGCGAAGACTGCATAATGAAAAGCGTAAGAGCGGCGCTGGTTGTGGAATCCCTAAGTGAGATTGCCGAAGTTATCGGGACCATACCGGATGAAGGTGATATGGAAAAGGAGCAATTTGACGGTCACTTTACTGTTTTCCTCAAGGCTGCAGATTCCAAAGCCGTTGAGGATGCCGTCAGCAAAATTGCAGAGATAGACAGGTTTGAGGTCGCACCAATTGAAAGTGAAAGGGCTGATAAAGCCCGAAAAGAAGAGAAGAAGCCGGAAGTCCAGAAAGAAGAACGGGAAGAGGTCAGGATCGGGGATACAATTAAAAAGAAGAATAAAAAGCTTGAGAGCATCAGGGTGAATATTTCTCAGCTTGACACCATCATGAATCTCGTTGGTGAGCTCGTCATCAGCAAAGGCAGGCTTCTGCAGATTGCGAGTGAATACAACATTCCAGAACTGAAGGAGGCGGTTGCGATAATGGATAAGTCCATCACGAGCCTTCAGGACGAAATAATGCAGATAAGAATGGTGAAGGTTGAGAGGGTTTTCAACAAGTTTCCGAGAATGGTTAGAGATCTGGCAAGAAAGCTTGGAAAGAAAGTTGATTTTGTTATGGAAGGGCTTGATACCGAACTCGACAGGACAGTTCTTGACGAGATCAGCGATCCTCTCGTCCATCTTGTGAGAAATGCGGTCGACCACGGAATCGAGTCTCCTGAGGAGAGGAAAGCGGCAGGAAAGGACGAGGTCGGAAAAATAAAACTCTCCGCATGGAGGGAGAAAAATAACATAATTATCGAGCTTGAAGATGACGGAAGGGGACTGGATGTTGAGAAGATCAGGCAGAAGGCTGTTGAGAGGGGATTGATCACTCAGGCAGAAGCCGATGCGATGAGTGAAGATGAGCTGAAGATGCTGATATTCTCGCCGGGATTCTCGACGAAGGATGCTGCAACAGAGGTCTCTGGAAGGGGAGTCGGAATGGATGTTGTCAAGACAACTGTTGAAAGGCTTGGAGGTAGTGTCAGGATAAGCTCGCAGAAGGGGAAGGGTACAAAGGTCAGGATACACCTACCACCCACGGTTGCGATTGTAAAGTCTCTGCTGGTTAAGGTTGCAAATGAGACCTATGCAATTCCGATTTCAAGTGTTGTTGAGGCTCTGTATGTAAATGAGGATAACTGGAAGGTTATCCACGGGAATCCATTTTTGATTGTTCGTGGAAAGCTTGTACCGGCTTTCAAGCTCAGAGAGCTTTTTAATGTTGTGAACGGCAGCCCTGAAAGGGAGGTTGGAATAATTGTGGAAAAGGAGGGTGAAAAATATGCCCTGATAGCAGATACCATTGCTGAACAGCAGGAGATTGTTATAAAGCCTTTAACTGGATATCTGGCCAAAATAAAGGGGTTTAGTGGTGTAACGATCCTTGGAGACGGCAGAGTTGTGCCCATACTGGATATATCCAGCCTGTTGGGAGGTGATAGGCTTGCATAG
- a CDS encoding chemotaxis protein CheC, whose product MIGLHSIEDLGEMELDALKELGNIGVGKAATSLSQMLGRTIEMSVPEATIVRIQDLHKVINAEEMVAGVVTGLEDIENGHSGFLYITFPEKSSRKLVEILLGDVSDEEMVDSTLMEIGNILSSAFCDATAEMLGVMLIPTPPSFGRDFAIAVIDAIVSQLADKSDYVVLFETKLEESEKEIEILVMLIPNEKFVSYILQLLGMVE is encoded by the coding sequence GTGATAGGCTTGCATAGTATTGAGGATCTTGGAGAAATGGAGCTTGATGCTCTTAAGGAGCTGGGTAATATTGGTGTTGGGAAAGCTGCAACGTCCCTCTCCCAAATGCTTGGAAGGACAATTGAGATGAGTGTGCCCGAAGCCACGATCGTCAGAATCCAGGACCTTCACAAAGTGATCAACGCTGAGGAGATGGTTGCAGGAGTGGTTACAGGACTTGAGGATATTGAAAACGGACATTCCGGATTTCTGTACATTACCTTCCCGGAGAAATCATCCAGAAAGCTCGTGGAGATACTGCTCGGAGATGTCAGCGATGAGGAGATGGTGGACTCGACCTTAATGGAGATAGGCAACATTCTGTCCTCTGCATTCTGCGATGCAACCGCTGAAATGCTGGGTGTGATGCTGATTCCAACACCACCGAGCTTTGGAAGGGACTTTGCGATTGCGGTGATAGATGCGATAGTTTCGCAGCTTGCGGATAAAAGTGACTACGTCGTGCTGTTCGAAACGAAGCTTGAGGAAAGCGAGAAGGAGATAGAAATTCTCGTTATGCTCATTCCGAATGAAAAATTCGTGAGCTACATTCTCCAGCTTCTTGGAATGGTGGAATGA
- a CDS encoding chemotaxis protein CheD, whose translation MMGNEILVGIGEFRVAKGAVLKTVGLGSCIGIALYDPKLRLGSLAHVMLPQSNNGTKRSAKYADHAVEMMMEAMERLGSDRKRVVAKMAGGAQIFKHMTMDMLRIGDRNVDAIKTILKDYGIRVVSEDIGGNEGRTVYFFTGDGRMLVKYSKGGELWI comes from the coding sequence ATGATGGGCAATGAGATCCTTGTTGGCATCGGCGAGTTCAGGGTTGCAAAGGGGGCAGTGCTGAAAACAGTCGGTCTTGGATCGTGTATTGGCATTGCTCTGTACGATCCGAAGCTCAGGCTGGGTTCTCTGGCCCACGTCATGCTGCCCCAGTCCAACAACGGAACAAAGAGAAGTGCAAAGTACGCAGATCATGCTGTGGAGATGATGATGGAAGCGATGGAAAGGCTGGGGAGTGATAGAAAAAGGGTTGTGGCGAAGATGGCTGGAGGTGCGCAGATATTCAAGCACATGACAATGGATATGCTGAGGATAGGTGACAGAAATGTGGACGCCATCAAAACGATCCTGAAAGACTACGGCATAAGGGTGGTATCTGAAGATATAGGAGGTAACGAGGGAAGAACTGTCTATTTTTTCACCGGCGATGGAAGAATGCTGGTCAAGTACAGCAAGGGTGGTGAGCTGTGGATCTAG
- a CDS encoding CheR family methyltransferase yields MDLAFRTLVDYVSRESGIDLHQYRESYLKRRIELRMKMLGVRDFGEYLRLIKADGEDEVKKLINTITINVTEFMRDRTPFEYLMKVILPEIASRKRRVNSNIVRFWSAGCSCGEEPYSLAICALEALGDGWMISIYATDIDDACLEMAREGFYKPTQLKNLSRALINKYFDREGDGYRVKSFLKRYVRFKKHDLTTDEPVSRYLDVVFCRNVMIYFSENQKAKAVNDFYNALIAGGYLVIGKSETLPAGFKSRFECVNLREKVYRKITDST; encoded by the coding sequence GTGGATCTAGCCTTCAGAACCCTCGTGGATTACGTCAGCAGAGAATCCGGAATAGACCTTCACCAGTACAGGGAGAGCTACCTGAAGAGGAGAATAGAGCTTAGGATGAAGATGCTGGGAGTGAGGGATTTTGGAGAGTATCTCAGGCTGATAAAGGCAGATGGGGAAGATGAGGTGAAAAAGCTGATCAACACGATCACGATCAACGTTACAGAGTTTATGAGAGACAGAACACCTTTTGAGTACCTCATGAAAGTCATACTGCCCGAAATAGCAAGCAGAAAGAGGAGGGTTAACAGCAACATTGTCCGATTCTGGAGTGCCGGTTGTTCGTGTGGGGAAGAGCCGTACAGTCTGGCAATATGTGCACTCGAGGCTCTTGGAGATGGCTGGATGATCTCAATCTATGCCACGGATATTGATGATGCCTGCCTTGAGATGGCGAGGGAGGGATTTTACAAACCGACCCAGCTCAAAAATCTGAGCAGGGCGCTCATCAACAAATACTTCGATAGGGAGGGTGATGGTTACAGGGTCAAGAGTTTTCTGAAAAGGTATGTCAGATTCAAAAAACACGATCTTACAACTGACGAGCCTGTATCGAGGTATCTTGATGTCGTTTTCTGCAGAAACGTGATGATTTATTTCAGCGAGAATCAGAAGGCAAAGGCTGTCAACGATTTTTACAACGCTCTGATTGCCGGAGGTTATCTTGTGATAGGCAAAAGCGAAACGCTGCCGGCGGGTTTCAAGAGCAGGTTTGAATGTGTAAATTTGAGAGAGAAGGTCTATCGAAAAATTACAGACAGTACCTGA
- a CDS encoding PIN domain-containing protein: MIIDSSVFIEWLLGNSIESMKLREKAVNGELTVRIPENARYEIFERISREVTDQKVLQKLISLVDKLLGYISVKISTEQIFMAGEISKKLKIDLSTATCVVLAISMGEMYVTADEEVAARLKKSGYPAIHVKDYLRYCL, from the coding sequence ATGATTATCGACTCATCTGTCTTCATTGAGTGGTTGCTCGGCAACAGCATTGAATCTATGAAGCTCAGGGAAAAGGCAGTTAACGGCGAACTCACTGTGAGGATACCTGAAAATGCCAGATACGAGATCTTCGAGAGAATTTCCAGAGAGGTAACGGACCAGAAGGTTCTACAGAAACTGATCTCCCTCGTGGATAAACTTCTGGGTTACATCTCCGTTAAAATCAGCACCGAACAGATATTTATGGCAGGAGAAATTTCAAAAAAGCTGAAAATTGACCTGTCAACCGCAACATGCGTGGTCCTCGCAATATCAATGGGAGAGATGTACGTTACAGCCGATGAGGAAGTTGCAGCGAGATTAAAAAAGAGTGGTTATCCGGCCATTCACGTCAAAGACTATCTCAGGTACTGTCTGTAA
- a CDS encoding winged helix-turn-helix domain-containing protein: MGIEAELDGKIEAYRSATHHGALKIMFILASEEAGFTEIMFRSRLSPSVLNKLLKSLVRYGMIKKDDGKYTLTRKGELILERLLEIVELL, from the coding sequence ATGGGTATTGAGGCAGAGCTCGATGGAAAGATCGAAGCATACAGGTCAGCCACTCATCATGGGGCATTGAAGATCATGTTCATTCTGGCCAGTGAAGAGGCAGGTTTTACGGAGATCATGTTCAGATCCAGACTGAGTCCAAGCGTGCTCAACAAACTGCTGAAGTCTCTTGTAAGATACGGAATGATCAAAAAAGATGATGGTAAGTATACCCTAACAAGAAAAGGAGAGCTGATTCTGGAGAGGCTGCTGGAAATCGTGGAGCTCCTTTAA